In Variovorax paradoxus, a single genomic region encodes these proteins:
- a CDS encoding TonB-dependent receptor: protein MNKNSSPCVQAVQLLAAGATMAIGINAAWAQTAAAGNPLPTVTVTGDTEPGYAAKRSSTATKTDTLLRDTPQSISVITGDDMRDRAVQSLAEAARYVPGVNFAQGEGNRETPIFRGISTTGDFFIDGIRDDVQYYRDLYNIERVEVFKGPNAMIFGRGATGGLINRVSKMPEWTPFYGGSVTLGSYDNRRLTVDLNQPINDQLAFRLNGMYENSRSYRDGVWLERSGVNPTISWRPNAKTLVTLGYEHFKDDRIADRGITSFRGVPVVTSPSTFFGNAAGSPTGSTLDAFNALVEHEFDNGVLLRNRTRWSNQDKFYQNVFPGAVNAAGTGVAISAYNNATSRKSVFNQTDLTFSLNTGGIRHKLLVGAELGQQDTDNFRNTGYFNNTATSVTVPLAFPTTNLPVVYRQAATDANNSGKANVAALYVQDQVELSPQFQVIAGLRYDQFKVDFRNNRNGDRFKTSDDLLSPRLGVIYKPVEQVSLYANYSIAYQPRAGDQLASLTLSNAALEPEKFKNYEIGAKWDVSHSLAATAALYRLDRSNVVVLDPSDPTGTRTILSKGQRTQGFELGLNGNITPAWSVAGGYSYTDAKFVADTSSTIRAGARVGMVPKHTLALWNRYDFSPMWGAGLGVIRQSKMYASSEQVVTSAAPFPNVVLPGYTRVDAAVFFTLNKNLQMQLNVENLFNKRYFLNANSNTNITPGSPRAFRVSLNAKF, encoded by the coding sequence ATGAACAAGAATTCCAGCCCGTGCGTCCAGGCCGTCCAGCTCCTGGCCGCGGGCGCGACGATGGCCATCGGCATCAATGCCGCCTGGGCCCAGACGGCTGCTGCCGGCAACCCGCTGCCCACCGTGACGGTCACCGGAGATACCGAGCCGGGCTACGCCGCCAAGCGCAGTTCCACCGCCACCAAGACCGACACGCTGCTGCGCGACACGCCGCAGTCGATCAGCGTCATCACCGGCGACGACATGCGCGACCGCGCCGTGCAGAGCCTCGCGGAGGCCGCGCGCTACGTGCCCGGCGTGAACTTCGCGCAGGGCGAGGGCAACCGCGAGACGCCGATCTTTCGCGGCATCAGCACCACCGGCGACTTCTTCATCGACGGCATCCGCGACGACGTGCAGTACTACCGCGACCTCTACAACATCGAGCGCGTCGAAGTCTTCAAGGGCCCCAACGCGATGATCTTCGGCCGCGGCGCCACCGGCGGGCTGATCAACCGCGTGAGCAAGATGCCCGAATGGACGCCGTTCTACGGCGGCTCCGTCACGCTGGGTTCCTACGACAACCGCCGCCTGACCGTCGACCTGAACCAGCCCATCAATGACCAGCTGGCGTTTCGCCTCAACGGCATGTACGAAAACTCCAGGAGCTACCGCGACGGCGTGTGGCTCGAGCGCTCGGGCGTCAACCCGACCATCAGCTGGCGCCCGAACGCGAAGACGCTGGTCACGCTGGGCTACGAGCACTTCAAGGACGACCGTATCGCCGACCGCGGCATCACGTCGTTCCGCGGCGTGCCGGTGGTCACCTCGCCCTCGACCTTCTTCGGGAACGCGGCCGGCAGCCCCACCGGTTCCACGCTCGACGCCTTCAATGCGCTGGTGGAGCACGAGTTCGACAACGGCGTGCTGCTGCGCAACCGCACGCGCTGGTCGAACCAGGACAAGTTCTATCAGAACGTGTTCCCCGGCGCGGTCAACGCGGCGGGCACGGGCGTGGCCATCAGCGCCTACAACAACGCCACGTCGCGCAAGAGCGTCTTCAACCAGACCGACCTGACCTTCTCGCTGAACACCGGCGGCATCAGGCACAAGCTGCTGGTGGGCGCCGAACTCGGCCAGCAGGACACCGACAACTTCCGCAACACCGGCTACTTCAACAACACCGCGACCAGCGTGACGGTGCCGCTCGCGTTCCCGACCACCAACCTGCCCGTCGTGTACCGCCAGGCCGCTACCGATGCCAACAACAGCGGCAAGGCCAACGTGGCGGCGCTGTACGTGCAGGACCAGGTCGAGCTGAGCCCGCAGTTCCAGGTCATCGCCGGCCTGCGCTACGACCAGTTCAAGGTCGACTTCCGCAACAACCGCAACGGCGACCGCTTCAAGACCAGCGACGACCTGCTGTCGCCGCGCCTGGGCGTCATCTACAAGCCGGTGGAGCAGGTCTCGCTGTATGCCAACTACAGCATCGCCTACCAGCCGCGCGCCGGCGACCAGCTGGCTTCGCTGACATTGAGCAACGCGGCGCTCGAGCCCGAGAAGTTCAAGAACTACGAGATCGGCGCCAAGTGGGACGTGTCGCACTCGCTCGCCGCCACGGCCGCTCTGTACCGCCTCGACCGCTCGAACGTGGTGGTGCTCGACCCGAGCGACCCGACCGGCACGCGCACCATTCTCAGCAAGGGCCAGCGCACGCAGGGCTTCGAGCTGGGCCTGAACGGAAACATCACGCCCGCCTGGAGCGTGGCGGGGGGCTACTCGTACACCGACGCCAAGTTCGTGGCCGACACCTCGTCCACCATCCGCGCCGGCGCCAGGGTGGGCATGGTGCCCAAGCACACCCTCGCGCTGTGGAACCGCTATGACTTTTCGCCCATGTGGGGCGCCGGTCTGGGCGTGATCCGCCAGTCGAAGATGTACGCGTCGAGCGAGCAGGTCGTGACCTCGGCCGCCCCGTTCCCGAACGTCGTGCTGCCGGGCTACACGCGCGTCGACGCGGCGGTGTTCTTCACGCTCAACAAGAACCTGCAGATGCAGTTGAACGTGGAGAACCTTTTCAACAAGCGCTACTTCCTCAACGCCAACAGCAACACCAACATCACGCCCGGCTCGCCGCGCGCGTTCCGCGTGTCGCTCAACGCGAAGTTCTGA
- a CDS encoding Zn-dependent hydrolase, with protein MSPSISIQADRLWHRLETLSSFTLPDVPWTRRAFSPEFDKARQWLREQFEQAGLAVHTDAAGNLTGRREGSEAGLAPLVTGSHCDTVVGGGRFDGILGVLAGLEVAQSLHEGGVVLRHPLEVIDFLSEEPSDYGISCVGSRAFAGTLDAAMLASCNEAGESLSQAMQRIGARPDALAGAARGAGGVAAFVELHIEQGPVLEREGLPIGVVTDIVGIRRVALTVTGQPDHAGTTPMDIRRDALVGAARLIDTAHREASAMDGQPHYVVATIGRISMSPNVPNAVPGRVDMVLEVRSNAQSVLDEFPERLLALCRDELQALRVSCAMEPLTRTPPVECSDVVMQAVAEAGDRLGLAHRRLPSGAGHDAMHVASTGPMGMVFIPCLDGRSHCPEEWATKEQVAAGTLVLAETLRALDRG; from the coding sequence ATGTCCCCATCCATTTCCATCCAGGCTGATCGCCTCTGGCATCGCCTCGAAACTCTTTCCTCCTTCACCCTTCCCGATGTCCCTTGGACCCGCCGCGCCTTCTCGCCCGAATTCGACAAGGCCAGGCAGTGGCTGCGCGAGCAGTTCGAGCAGGCAGGGCTCGCAGTGCATACCGATGCGGCCGGCAACCTGACCGGCCGGCGCGAAGGCTCTGAAGCCGGGCTTGCGCCGCTCGTCACCGGCTCGCATTGCGATACCGTGGTCGGCGGCGGCCGCTTCGACGGCATCCTCGGCGTGCTCGCGGGGCTCGAGGTGGCGCAGTCGCTGCATGAAGGCGGCGTGGTGCTTCGCCATCCGCTGGAGGTGATCGATTTCCTGTCCGAGGAGCCCAGCGACTACGGCATTTCCTGCGTGGGTAGCCGTGCTTTCGCGGGCACGCTGGATGCGGCCATGCTGGCCTCGTGCAACGAAGCCGGCGAGAGCCTGTCGCAGGCCATGCAGCGCATCGGCGCGCGACCCGATGCGCTGGCCGGCGCGGCTCGCGGTGCCGGTGGCGTCGCCGCTTTCGTTGAACTGCACATCGAGCAGGGCCCGGTGCTGGAGCGCGAAGGTCTGCCGATCGGCGTGGTCACGGACATCGTGGGCATCCGCCGCGTGGCGCTCACGGTCACCGGCCAGCCCGACCATGCCGGCACCACGCCGATGGACATCCGCCGCGACGCGCTGGTCGGCGCCGCGCGGCTGATCGACACGGCGCACCGCGAAGCCAGTGCCATGGACGGCCAGCCGCACTACGTGGTGGCGACGATCGGCCGGATCTCGATGAGCCCCAACGTGCCCAACGCCGTGCCCGGCCGTGTCGACATGGTGCTGGAGGTGCGCAGCAACGCGCAGTCGGTGCTCGACGAGTTCCCCGAGCGGCTGCTGGCCCTGTGCCGCGATGAGCTGCAGGCGCTGCGCGTTTCCTGCGCGATGGAGCCGCTGACCCGCACGCCGCCCGTCGAGTGCTCCGACGTGGTCATGCAGGCCGTGGCCGAAGCTGGCGACCGCCTGGGCCTGGCGCACCGTCGGCTGCCCAGCGGCGCCGGACACGACGCGATGCACGTCGCTTCAACGGGGCCGATGGGCATGGTCTTCATTCCCTGCCTCGATGGCCGCAGCCATTGCCCGGAAGAGTGGGCGACCAAGGAGCAGGTGGCGGCCGGCACGCTGGTGCTGGCCGAGACGCTCCGGGCGCTGGACCGAGGCTGA
- a CDS encoding TonB-dependent siderophore receptor, which translates to MSSFVARRKAASVLVGCLAIYMQHQVLAQTANTGSLPEVRVDANAEAETAKSSVIGYRAKNAVTATKTDTPLSETPQSVTVVTRDQIVDQGATSLQDALTYAAGVRSDAYGIDSRSDGFSVRGSDPSVYLDGLQTYSSGWYTATARPDPYTLERLEVLRGPAGMLFGAGTAGGVVNMVSKLPQQQAYREVGVQLGSFGRKQLQADFTGPLTADGEWSYRLVALQRKSDTQVDYVPDDRSLVMPSLTWRPSAATSLTLQALWQKDKTGSTSQFFPWQGTILPNVNGPLPSSRFIGEPGDGYDTERKTFGWQFEHKFNERWAFRQNFRASRTFNDSHYHYADSFSLPGGWSLDPAGQRLLGRYNDKSLAWTSMSGIDNHVEGHFDTGALRHTLLVGAEYSRQRQDKTEGSVYSTIDAYAPVYGVGYVPVTELTRKPRTTQRNAGVYVQDQMKLDNWIFVAGLRYDRSTAGTAGSASETTSATSRRLGVMYTLPSGWSPYLSYTESFTPQAGTNVEGNLFKPLRGEQVEAGVKYQPAGSATSFTASVFSLKEKNRIVSDSTNPNYGRQVDSTKNKGVELELKTTLARDFDLIANYTNIDVDAKLTEQPRNQASVWGKYRFSIAGVPGFSAGAGVRYMSGFTDVDGSSAGPRVPSVTLLDLMLAYESAKWRYALNINNATDKTYFSTCLSRGDCWFGARRSVVASATYRF; encoded by the coding sequence ATGTCGAGTTTCGTGGCGCGGCGCAAGGCCGCATCGGTGCTGGTCGGGTGCCTGGCGATTTACATGCAGCATCAGGTGCTGGCACAGACGGCGAATACAGGTTCCCTGCCGGAAGTGAGGGTGGATGCGAATGCCGAAGCCGAGACCGCGAAGAGTTCCGTGATCGGCTACCGCGCGAAGAACGCGGTCACCGCCACCAAAACCGACACCCCGCTGTCCGAAACGCCCCAGTCCGTGACCGTGGTCACGCGCGACCAGATCGTCGACCAGGGCGCCACCAGCCTGCAGGACGCGCTCACCTACGCCGCAGGCGTGCGCTCGGACGCCTACGGCATCGACTCCCGCTCCGACGGCTTCTCGGTGCGCGGCAGCGATCCTTCCGTCTACCTCGACGGCCTGCAGACCTATTCCTCCGGCTGGTACACCGCCACCGCGCGTCCCGACCCCTACACGCTGGAGCGCCTCGAAGTGCTGCGCGGCCCGGCCGGCATGCTGTTCGGCGCGGGTACCGCGGGCGGCGTGGTCAACATGGTCAGCAAGCTGCCGCAGCAGCAGGCGTACCGCGAAGTGGGCGTGCAGCTCGGCTCCTTCGGCCGCAAGCAGCTGCAGGCCGATTTCACCGGCCCGCTGACCGCCGACGGCGAATGGTCGTACCGCTTGGTGGCGCTTCAGCGAAAGTCCGACACGCAGGTCGATTACGTACCGGACGACCGCTCGCTCGTCATGCCGTCGCTCACCTGGCGCCCCAGCGCCGCGACCTCGCTGACGCTGCAGGCCCTGTGGCAGAAGGACAAGACCGGCAGCACCTCGCAGTTCTTCCCGTGGCAGGGCACCATCCTGCCGAACGTCAACGGTCCGCTGCCGTCCAGCCGCTTCATCGGCGAACCGGGCGATGGCTACGACACCGAGCGCAAGACCTTCGGCTGGCAGTTCGAGCACAAGTTCAACGAGCGCTGGGCCTTCAGGCAGAACTTCCGAGCATCGCGCACCTTCAACGACTCGCACTACCACTACGCCGATTCTTTCTCCCTGCCCGGCGGCTGGTCGCTCGACCCGGCCGGCCAACGCCTGCTCGGCCGCTACAACGACAAGTCGCTGGCATGGACCAGCATGAGCGGCATCGACAACCATGTCGAAGGCCATTTCGATACCGGTGCGCTGCGCCACACGCTGCTGGTGGGCGCGGAGTATTCGCGCCAGCGCCAGGACAAGACCGAGGGCTCCGTCTACAGCACCATCGACGCCTACGCGCCGGTCTATGGCGTCGGCTACGTGCCGGTCACCGAGCTGACCCGCAAGCCGCGCACCACCCAGCGCAACGCCGGTGTCTACGTGCAGGACCAGATGAAGCTGGACAACTGGATCTTCGTGGCCGGCCTGCGCTACGACCGCAGCACCGCCGGCACGGCGGGCAGCGCTTCGGAGACGACCAGCGCCACCTCGCGCCGCCTGGGCGTGATGTACACGCTGCCTTCGGGCTGGTCGCCCTACCTGAGCTACACCGAATCCTTCACCCCGCAGGCGGGCACGAACGTCGAGGGCAACCTGTTCAAGCCGCTGCGCGGCGAGCAGGTGGAAGCCGGCGTCAAGTACCAGCCCGCGGGCTCGGCCACGAGCTTCACCGCGTCGGTCTTCTCGCTGAAGGAAAAGAACCGCATCGTCTCCGACAGCACCAATCCGAACTACGGCCGCCAGGTCGATTCGACGAAGAACAAGGGCGTGGAGCTCGAACTCAAGACGACGCTGGCGCGCGACTTCGACCTGATCGCCAACTACACCAACATCGACGTCGACGCCAAGCTCACCGAGCAGCCGCGCAACCAGGCTTCGGTGTGGGGCAAGTACCGCTTCTCCATCGCCGGGGTGCCGGGCTTCTCGGCCGGCGCCGGCGTGCGCTACATGAGCGGCTTCACCGACGTGGACGGCTCCTCCGCCGGGCCGCGCGTGCCTTCCGTGACCCTGCTCGACCTGATGCTGGCCTACGAGTCGGCCAAGTGGCGGTATGCGCTGAACATCAACAACGCGACCGACAAGACCTACTTCAGCACCTGCCTGTCGCGCGGCGACTGCTGGTTCGGCGCGCGCCGCAGCGTGGTGGCCAGTGCCACCTACCGTTTCTAA
- a CDS encoding FTR1 family protein, translating to MFDAFAITLREVAELILIVGSLAAYLRQAGRGDLIACIGWGLAVGLVPASALAVVLIDAEFGSGVEAALATAMATGVLLMAVGMGASAGKIRGRVQLFFDAWLERPAAPAAVIVFVALASFRESLEIAVFARSIHAREGTADALAGVIFGAAAASLLLPAWRWLRVRSGMLMVFRASALLLSLLSIQLLLHGVSELLRAPMFTSSGFDLVAIAEPFLEGGSRYGWVCAVLMLLPVSLLARGWWLRTGTADR from the coding sequence ATGTTCGACGCATTCGCCATCACGCTGCGGGAAGTCGCGGAGCTCATCCTCATCGTCGGCTCCCTCGCCGCCTATCTGCGCCAAGCCGGCCGCGGCGACCTGATCGCCTGCATCGGCTGGGGCTTGGCGGTCGGCTTGGTGCCCGCGTCGGCGCTCGCGGTGGTGCTGATCGACGCTGAATTCGGCAGCGGCGTGGAAGCCGCCCTCGCCACCGCGATGGCCACCGGCGTGCTGCTGATGGCCGTGGGCATGGGCGCGTCGGCCGGCAAGATCCGGGGCCGCGTTCAGCTTTTCTTCGACGCCTGGCTCGAACGCCCGGCGGCGCCCGCCGCGGTGATCGTCTTCGTGGCGCTCGCATCCTTTCGCGAATCGCTGGAGATCGCGGTCTTCGCGCGCTCGATCCATGCCCGCGAAGGCACTGCCGATGCGCTGGCCGGCGTCATCTTCGGCGCCGCCGCCGCCAGCCTGCTGCTGCCCGCATGGCGCTGGCTGCGCGTGCGCTCCGGCATGCTGATGGTGTTCCGCGCGTCGGCGCTGCTGCTGTCGCTGCTGTCGATCCAGTTGCTGCTGCATGGCGTGAGCGAGCTGCTGCGCGCGCCGATGTTCACTTCATCCGGCTTCGACCTGGTGGCGATTGCCGAGCCCTTCCTCGAAGGCGGTTCGCGCTACGGCTGGGTGTGCGCCGTGCTGATGCTGCTTCCGGTGTCGCTGCTCGCGCGCGGCTGGTGGCTGCGCACGGGAACCGCCGACCGCTAG
- a CDS encoding sulfite reductase flavoprotein subunit alpha — protein sequence MKFPSLRQLWFQLHWLIGITAGTVLIVIGLSGAVLSFREEIIDAINPHGRHVPVQAVPSLTPPQLLAAARQAWPQRQVGTLALFAEPGAAARVIFAPPPGERRGETVYLDPYTGTAMPPLAGAGFFEWVEALHRWLLLPREPGRVVAGVLAMGLLLLSLSGLYLRWPRRPLDWRAWLTFDPALKGRSFLWGLHSVMGTGALLMYVVFTTSGLYWAFDALRDRVDAMAGHPRVAAQQARTAPRMRNVARDDAAAVDVAPAWAAFERKARETGGWSEVILRVPSGAAPSVLFTWLDVAPPHERARNRMTVRLPGGEVTQDERHADKSAGGIFLAAIYPLHMGTYFGLPGRIAMMLAALMLPVFSVTGWLLYLDRRRKKRAVRIEREALESAARPAGATEPAPARVLVAFASQSGTAEGIAMRSAAALEGVGLPVTVASLARLDPEQLRHHEHLLIVASSFGEGGPPDTARRFAQRLAQVGGEALSHLRYGLLALGDRHYARFCGFGHALDHALVAAGAQSLFPMVEVDNGDAGALAVWRRHLGAMPGARGDSVPDAMTVVPEEEPFVAWTLSGRRLLNPGSLGHPLCEIELMPAGQGGMPSWRPGALVELLPRHAPEAVGALLRSASLDGDAVVRFQGRAVALHEALTRSAMPAPELLLSRAPDAQALADALVPLASRRYSIASVPAEGRIRLLVRQARHESGLGLASGWLTVHAPPSAQVELRLLANPGFEPVADERPCIFIGNGSGYAGLRGHLRERMAQGFRRNWLLFGERHSAHDAFFMDELAQWREQGLVARADLAFSRDQPERIYVQDRLREAASELQRWIGDGAVVFVCGSLHGMAAGVDAVLEEVLGRPALEDLIAQGRYRRDVY from the coding sequence ATGAAATTCCCCTCGCTGCGACAGCTCTGGTTTCAATTGCACTGGCTGATCGGCATCACGGCTGGCACGGTGCTGATCGTCATCGGCCTGAGCGGCGCGGTGCTGTCGTTCCGCGAGGAAATCATCGATGCGATCAACCCGCATGGGCGCCATGTGCCGGTGCAGGCCGTGCCGTCGCTCACGCCGCCGCAGCTGCTCGCGGCGGCGCGGCAGGCGTGGCCGCAGCGGCAGGTCGGCACGCTCGCACTGTTCGCCGAACCGGGCGCTGCGGCGCGCGTGATCTTCGCGCCGCCGCCCGGCGAGCGGCGCGGCGAAACCGTCTACCTCGACCCTTACACCGGCACGGCAATGCCGCCGCTCGCGGGCGCCGGTTTCTTCGAGTGGGTCGAGGCGCTGCATCGCTGGCTGCTGTTGCCGCGGGAGCCGGGGCGGGTGGTGGCCGGCGTGCTGGCGATGGGCCTGCTGCTGCTGTCGCTGTCGGGCCTCTATCTGCGATGGCCGCGCCGCCCGCTCGACTGGCGCGCGTGGCTCACCTTCGACCCGGCACTCAAGGGGCGCTCGTTTCTCTGGGGCCTGCATTCGGTGATGGGCACTGGCGCGTTGCTGATGTACGTGGTGTTCACCACCAGCGGGCTCTACTGGGCCTTCGACGCGCTGCGCGACCGTGTCGACGCGATGGCCGGCCATCCCCGCGTGGCCGCGCAGCAGGCGCGCACGGCGCCGCGCATGCGCAACGTGGCGCGCGACGATGCCGCCGCGGTGGACGTCGCGCCCGCCTGGGCCGCCTTCGAGCGCAAGGCCCGCGAGACCGGCGGCTGGAGCGAGGTCATCCTGCGCGTGCCATCGGGCGCGGCGCCGTCGGTGCTGTTCACCTGGCTCGACGTGGCGCCCCCGCACGAGCGCGCGCGCAACCGCATGACGGTGCGGCTGCCGGGCGGCGAAGTGACGCAGGACGAGCGCCATGCCGACAAGTCGGCGGGCGGCATCTTCCTGGCGGCGATCTATCCGCTGCACATGGGCACCTACTTCGGACTGCCGGGGCGCATCGCGATGATGCTGGCGGCGCTGATGCTGCCGGTGTTCTCCGTCACCGGCTGGCTGCTGTACCTCGACCGGCGCCGCAAGAAGCGCGCGGTGCGCATCGAGCGCGAGGCGCTGGAGTCGGCTGCGCGGCCGGCTGGCGCCACGGAGCCCGCGCCGGCACGCGTGCTGGTGGCCTTCGCGAGCCAGTCGGGCACGGCCGAGGGCATCGCGATGCGCAGCGCCGCCGCGCTCGAAGGCGTGGGGCTGCCGGTGACGGTGGCGTCTCTTGCGCGTCTGGACCCCGAGCAACTGCGTCACCACGAGCATCTGCTGATCGTCGCCAGCAGCTTCGGCGAGGGCGGCCCGCCCGACACCGCGCGGCGTTTCGCGCAGCGGCTCGCGCAGGTTGGCGGCGAGGCGCTGTCGCACTTGCGCTATGGCCTGCTGGCGCTGGGCGACAGGCATTACGCGCGCTTCTGCGGCTTCGGACACGCGCTCGACCATGCGCTGGTCGCGGCGGGTGCGCAGTCGCTGTTTCCGATGGTGGAGGTCGACAACGGCGATGCCGGCGCGCTGGCCGTCTGGCGGCGGCACCTGGGGGCCATGCCCGGCGCGCGCGGCGATTCGGTGCCCGATGCGATGACAGTCGTTCCCGAAGAAGAGCCTTTCGTCGCATGGACGTTGTCGGGGCGCCGCCTGCTCAATCCAGGCAGCCTGGGGCATCCGCTTTGCGAGATCGAACTGATGCCAGCGGGGCAGGGCGGCATGCCTTCATGGCGGCCGGGCGCGCTGGTCGAACTGCTGCCGCGCCATGCGCCGGAAGCCGTGGGCGCCTTGCTGCGCTCGGCATCGCTGGACGGCGATGCCGTCGTGCGATTCCAGGGCCGGGCGGTGGCCCTGCACGAGGCGCTGACGCGCAGCGCGATGCCGGCGCCGGAACTGCTGCTGTCGCGGGCGCCGGATGCACAAGCGCTGGCCGATGCGCTCGTGCCGTTGGCATCGCGGCGGTATTCGATCGCCTCCGTGCCCGCCGAAGGCCGCATCCGGCTGCTGGTGCGGCAGGCGCGGCATGAATCGGGGCTGGGGCTCGCGTCGGGCTGGCTCACGGTGCATGCGCCGCCGTCTGCGCAGGTGGAACTGCGCCTGCTGGCCAACCCCGGCTTCGAGCCGGTGGCGGACGAGCGTCCGTGCATCTTCATCGGCAACGGTTCGGGCTATGCAGGGCTGCGCGGGCATCTGCGCGAGCGCATGGCGCAAGGGTTCCGGCGCAACTGGCTGCTGTTCGGCGAGCGCCACAGCGCACACGACGCCTTCTTCATGGACGAGCTCGCGCAGTGGCGCGAGCAGGGGCTTGTTGCGCGCGCCGACCTGGCGTTCTCGCGCGACCAGCCCGAGCGCATCTACGTGCAGGACCGGCTGCGCGAAGCCGCTTCCGAACTGCAGCGCTGGATCGGCGATGGCGCCGTGGTCTTCGTGTGCGGGAGCCTGCACGGCATGGCCGCCGGCGTGGACGCGGTGCTCGAGGAAGTGCTGGGGCGGCCGGCGCTGGAAGACCTGATCGCCCAGGGGCGCTACCGCCGGGACGTGTACTAG
- a CDS encoding phospholipase D family protein, with the protein MHKLIAFLFPALRGPALWLMALALTGCAGLPPRAPETPVKAIAASPATELGRAAIALNTPPDGLTSMRPLIEASFALDARLELMRRAQSSLDVQTYQLGNDKTGRLLLRELRNAARRGVRVRLLLDDFYTAGMDRLLLGLAAEPNAEVRLFNPFVNARDHSTGRWLEFFGDFRRLNHRMHNKLFVADGAMAIAGGRNLADEYFLRNENANFIDFELLLAGPVVPEAAAIFDTYWNSDVVYPLQRVASTSRSPEALKADFEVATSAANAPPPAPLPITDLLGDLPLGAQLANIEEAKWMRAEANASADSPNKALGVMTHPTETLAQRFHEMLATAQSNVVVISPYFIPGDEGMERIRMGREHGVNITVITNSLADSDEPLVNINYNRYRVDMLKLGVNLYEVSTQQLRRSGQFRDLLKKARGRLHAKLALVDRQWVLLGSMNLDPRSARLNTEFGVRVRSFDLTQALLFAYQLDDIEGVYRVTLKPDGQNVQWVGTGDVNNEVLDSEPDSSMLTRLQLLLFSWFVPTDQL; encoded by the coding sequence ATGCACAAGCTCATCGCCTTTCTGTTTCCCGCGCTGCGCGGTCCGGCTCTGTGGCTGATGGCCCTTGCATTGACCGGTTGCGCCGGGCTCCCGCCCCGCGCCCCCGAGACGCCGGTGAAAGCCATCGCGGCCTCGCCCGCCACCGAACTCGGCCGCGCGGCCATTGCCCTGAACACGCCGCCGGACGGGCTGACGAGCATGCGCCCGCTGATCGAGGCCTCGTTCGCGCTCGATGCGCGGCTCGAGCTCATGCGGCGCGCCCAGTCCTCGCTCGACGTGCAGACCTACCAGCTCGGCAACGACAAGACCGGTCGCCTGCTGCTGCGCGAGCTGCGCAATGCCGCGCGGCGCGGCGTGCGCGTGCGGCTGCTGCTCGACGACTTCTACACCGCCGGCATGGACCGCCTGCTGCTCGGCCTGGCCGCCGAGCCCAACGCCGAGGTGCGGCTATTCAACCCCTTCGTGAACGCGCGCGACCATTCGACGGGCCGCTGGCTGGAGTTCTTCGGCGACTTCCGGCGACTGAACCACCGCATGCACAACAAGCTGTTCGTGGCCGACGGCGCGATGGCCATCGCGGGCGGGCGCAACCTTGCCGACGAATATTTCCTGCGCAACGAGAACGCGAACTTCATCGACTTCGAACTGCTGCTGGCCGGCCCGGTCGTGCCAGAGGCCGCGGCCATCTTCGACACCTACTGGAACAGCGACGTGGTCTACCCGCTGCAGCGAGTCGCCAGCACCAGCCGCTCGCCGGAGGCGCTGAAGGCCGATTTCGAAGTCGCCACCTCCGCCGCCAACGCCCCGCCGCCCGCGCCGCTGCCCATCACCGACCTGCTCGGTGACCTGCCGCTGGGCGCGCAGCTCGCCAACATCGAGGAAGCGAAATGGATGCGCGCCGAGGCCAACGCCTCCGCCGACAGCCCGAACAAGGCGCTGGGCGTCATGACGCATCCCACCGAAACGCTGGCGCAGCGCTTCCACGAGATGCTGGCCACGGCGCAGTCGAACGTGGTGGTGATCTCGCCCTACTTCATTCCGGGCGACGAGGGCATGGAGCGCATCCGCATGGGTCGCGAGCATGGCGTGAACATCACCGTCATCACCAACTCGCTGGCCGACAGCGACGAGCCGCTGGTCAACATCAACTACAACCGCTACCGCGTCGACATGCTCAAGCTGGGCGTGAACCTGTACGAGGTCAGCACCCAGCAGCTGCGGCGCAGCGGCCAGTTCCGCGACCTGCTCAAGAAGGCTCGCGGCCGGCTGCACGCCAAGCTGGCGCTGGTGGACCGCCAGTGGGTGCTGCTCGGCTCGATGAACCTCGATCCGCGCTCGGCCCGGCTGAACACCGAGTTCGGCGTGCGGGTGCGCAGCTTCGACCTGACACAGGCGCTGCTCTTCGCCTACCAGCTCGACGACATCGAGGGCGTCTACCGCGTCACGCTCAAGCCGGACGGCCAGAACGTGCAGTGGGTCGGCACCGGCGACGTCAACAACGAAGTGCTCGACAGCGAACCCGACTCCAGCATGCTGACGCGGCTGCAGCTGCTGCTGTTCTCCTGGTTCGTGCCGACCGACCAGCTGTAG